From the Glycine max cultivar Williams 82 chromosome 11, Glycine_max_v4.0, whole genome shotgun sequence genome, the window CCATTCCTCTTCTTGTGAAGATCCTTAGAGATGGAAGCCCCCAAGCTAAAGCTGAGGCAGTAATGGCTCTCTCTAATTTATCAACACACCCTAACAATCTCAGGATCATTCTTAAGACAAACCCAATCCCTTTCATAGTTGATCTTCTCAAAACCTGTAAAAAATCCTCGAAAACTGCTGAGAAATGCTGTGCTTTGATAGAATCTTTGGTGGATTATGATGAGGGCAGGACTGCCTTGACATCCGAGGAAGGCGGGGTTCTTGCAGTCGTGGAAGTTCTCGAAATTGGCACTCTCCAAAGCAGGGAGCATGCTGTTGGAGCACTGCTGACAATGTGCCAAAGCGACCGATGTAAATACCGGGAACCAATTCTTAGAGAAGGTGTCATTCCAGGACTTCTTGAGCTTACTGTCCAAGGAACACCAAAGTCTCAGTCCAAAGCACGCAGCCTTCTGCAGTTACTGAGAGAGTCTCCTTATCCGAGATCTGAAATTCAACCTGATACCCTTGAGAATATAGTATGCAGCATCATATCACAGATCGATGGCGATGATCAATCTGGTAAGGCAAAGAAGATGCTGGCTGAGATGGTTCAAGTCAGCATGGAACAGAGTCTGAGACATTTACAGCAAAGGGCTCTTGTATGCACCCCAAGTGATCTTCCTATAGCTGGCTGTGCTGCTTCTGAAGTTTCTTCAAAATGATAATTGCCGCTGGCCTAACTCTgtcttttttcactttttttgtcAACTTTTTTTGGTCTTTGCACTTGGGTTTTGTGAGATAAATTTCCATAGTAGAaaacgagaaaaaaaaagaaaaaaaagaggaataATAATACATAGTGAAGTATGCCAGTCCAGGCCATTGTGGAGGTATCGAGTGACTGGTAATTGTCAATAAACTAAGTTGTCATTTGGTAAAGAGCAGGATTTTGTATTTGGCTTGTAAAGAAACGGTTGTATAAATTGACATACAAGTAGTAAAAGCTCTTTGTCCAAAATTCTTCCTGTTCTCCATTTCTGCAATGACGTGATGACCTCTGCTTGCATGTTTGTTTGgattgaatttaaaaatgttgtgTGTATAACTTCAACACaaattcaatatataaaaaGGATTGTGATCCTttgtcaaaataatttttactttaaaagtaCTTTTTCACCTACACCCCACGATAAAAGTAATTTTACCAAAGcattatgatttttgtttttgtttttgtttttatttgtttgatttggAAATGTGTGTTACATCAATATTAACTTAAATCAAATATgcattatatgttttattgtttaaCAGTATTTCAATCGGTAATTGATggaatgaaatataattttttaattatttggcaGAAATCATATTAtgagaattgattttaaataattaaaatcataattaaactaagttaatttgaaattttcaattaaagaaagaagatgcttttttttttttggtcacgggaaaataaatttttgcgTAACTAACTTTCACTTGtgctttaaaaaagaaaaactttcacTTGTGAAGATGAGCCGGCGGACAAACCGACCAAGTGAAGAAATGTCCCCCAGTATGGTTTGGATACTTTCTTTGCATATGCTACAAGTGTGACACGATTGCAAAACTATagtcaaaattttaataattaataacagaATCCTAAAGTTTATACCTTTCCATTTAGCAAAAAGTTCTTTTAAGAGGGATAAAGGCCATTTCGTTTATCTCGGCAAAACAATTATTAACTctttgtgatatttttataagataCGGTCGTTGATTAAGAAATACAgtactatttttttctctacttataagaaatacaattttattttcaaatgcattaattatgtatttttatatattttaaatttattgtaaagTTTATAAGCGAGACACTCATTTATGTATCAGGTGAgtgaatatatttattgattgattAACAATTTAAACTAcatttattagttgaaaaaaaaacattcctgAAATTTTGAGAAATGTCATTAAATAAAGGTTACAACTCATTTTGAAAAGCAACACACTAAATAAGCCATAAGCCATAACCAGTAGCCAGAAAatcaggaagaaaaaaaaaaaaagaagcataatAAACTAGTATGTCTACCACTATATTTGTACTGCATAATCTTATCAGCATCCCCTTTCGATCATAGTTCTAAAATTCGATCTGATCATTGATCATTGAGCTAGTAATTGATCCGGTTTGATATgatctatattaaaaaatttaaaattatatatatatatatatatatatatatatatatatatatatataactaacattATTTGATTAGGAAAAATCCATTCATAATTTCATactccaaaatttaaaataataattgaagtcTTAAAGTTGATAACACAAATGAAgtgtattaataataaagaaaatgtaaATAGCAACTACCTAAATTAAAACACATGTCCagtttttaataaacaaaatgagTCAAAGTCTAGtttttcaataaacaaaaagagTGTGGATAAACTTTTTGCACTCCCCATTATAATGAAAAGTTCATTACGAAATGCAATCAACCCATTTTGGAATGCAAAATGGAAAGTGTAGGATGCAATAAAAGAAGTATAGGAAGCAAGTGTGTGGATCCGGCCAGATTAAGCCCAAATAAAAGTTTTCAATAGTTTGAGAATAATCAAAAACCCTAATCTCCAATATATATAACCCTCTCTTCCTGTTGTACcttttcctcttcctcttcgaTCATTACCGCTTCACAATGCCGCCGAAGTTCGACCCCTCCCAGATCGTTGACGTCTTCGTCCACGTTATTGGCAACAAGGTTGGCGCGACAACTTCCCTCGCAGTGCAACGGTGGCATCGAGCGTGaagatgagcgtgaagaagagaAGTGACTGAGGTTTTAGGGTTGATTCAAAACAACGTCATTCTCAAGCgtgacaaatttttttaacgTGCACAACCTAGTCCGGGTTTTTAAAACCGGTCAGGTCGACGGGTTTCCACAAAACTAACTGGGTTTGGCCGGATCATCCTGGGTCACATGCATGAGCAGTCCAATAGCAAAATCGGTCTGATTATGCCACCAGGTCCTGATTGGATCGGTCCGACCAGTAGGACCGAACAAGGTTTCACAACTATGCTTTCAATATTTAGTACTACCTTGATGTTATTTGTCCAATCATATAgagataattaaatttgtgattacATTGTAGATTGAGTATTGCACAAATGTAAGCAGCGTTTCCATATCGCAGCAGAGAAATTACATGTGAAAAACAAATGCGCATTAGATTCTTCCACTTCCTCACACAAGTGACATCATTATTGGCTAAAGAAATACCCCTCCTTCTTAAATTCTCCCTAGTCAAAACACTATTAAGGGCAATTATCCAGGTAAGTGCAACAACCTTTGAGGGAGCCTTAACTGCCCATAATTGTTTATAAAAACCATTCTCCTCCAAATCTACTACATTTTTCATAATACTATATGCTTTCCCCACAGAGAAACCATCAATCTCCCTTCCATCCCCCCAACATCACTTGTCCCTTTCCCTAAAATTTGGTTTTACAGAGTTCAATTCACTCAACAGATTATCTACCAACTCCTTTTCCCATACCAAAAGGGGCCTTCTCCACAACAAATTCAAACTCCATCTGTCATTTGACCACTCGCCCATATCACTAATCTTACAGTTGTGTTGGGCAGATACATAAAATAGTCTACTATATTTGATTGTCAATTTCTCATGACCCAACCAGTAATCACCCCAAAAACTTATATTTTGTCCATCCTTAACGCTCTTTTAGTATTACTCCAGAACTAGTCTTGGCTATTCCTTGTACTACATACCTTGCTAACATTCTTCCACCAAGTGACGTAGAAGGAGATAACAAAATATCCTTATAGACTTTAGCCCTTTCTCTAATTGTCCTAGCCCACGTCGAATTATTATCTACCAAAAACCTCCACATCCACTTATACAATAATGCATTATTAAAAGTCTCTAAATCCTTGATACCTAGGCATCCCAAATCCTTTGAGGAGCACACTTTCTTCCAATTAACCCAATACATTCTCCTTCCATCACCTTTTGCTCCCTATAGAAAGTTTTAGTGTATTCTAGTGAGCTTGTTAACAACCTAAGAAGCATATATTCAAACACGACACGGACATGGACATGGAGACACACCTATAATCAAAACCATgggacacacacacacacacttgtaTGTATGTAAAATATGATCAATATCAAcatcacaaaattttaaatatgatcaaacatgataataaaatttatatattcatatgaTAATAAATCTAAGAAAAAGTACTAACTATTAAGAGACATCAAGAGATATGCTTAACAAAAAGTACTAAGACTAAGAGGCATCAAGTCTaacaaaaagtttaaatattagTCTGTCAAAGCCCTTGGTCATCTTCGTTGAAAAAGACAGCTTCTAAAACTAGTTCGTCAAGAGATAAATTGGATATTTCAAGGATTCCATCGCCATCAAGTGAAAACCTATCTCCTGCAATATCTTACATTCTAGTTTCCTCTTCATTGTAGTTTGAGGAATTTCTTGAAATGAGGCGAAGATTGCTATGAACATATACAAGATCCTTCATTCTTTTAGGTGTCATCTTATTTCTTTTCAGGCTATGTATGAAATTGTAGGTGCTTCAATTCCTTTCACAACAAGAATATGAAGATGGTTTCCCAAGTAGCTTAAGGGCAATTTTTAGAAGTGTTGGTGCATAAGCACCATGAGCAAGCCACCAAGATTTTGCATCCAATTCACCTTTATCTCTTAAAGAGTCAACATTATGAAAGGCTTCTCTTCCATTAGAAAAATTTGCAAACTCCAAATTAACTTGTCTCCTTACATCCACATCATCAAAGTATCTTTTAAAGCATTTCTTCCTTTCATTAGTAAGTTTCACATCTTGATGTGGGGGAACTCTTGATGGATCTTTACTTAACCATTCATGACTATAATATCTAtagcaattaaaaaaatataaacatgaatTAATATAACCTACAAAGAAATGcatgcaaaaaaatataatcaaattaatttaaggaTATAAAGTATTGCCTTGGGTTTAAAGAATGTGTTAGACAATGAAGAGGTGTGCTATTTTTAGTCCAACAATCCATTAATATTTTCATGTCGACATATTCACCCTTCTATGGTTGGCACCCACTGGTATCCCCAAGTAGATGAATGGAATAACCATCACCCAAAAATTTAGAATGGCTGCCAATCTTTGTTGAAGATCCGAAGCCACTGCAACTTCAGCCAACTTACTCTTAAAGAAGTTGTCTTTCAGACTTGAGGCCGGTTTGAAACATTTGAGTACAACTTTAAGTGTCAACACATTTTGAATTGAAGGTCATCCTATAAACACAACATCATCCGTAACTACAATGCAATAATACTAAAATTCTACCTACCCACCTTGGGCCTGACAAAGAGGTCTTTATCAGTAGCCATTCTCATCAAACCTCCTAGACCATCTGCCACCATAAGGAAGAGGAATGGTGCCAAAGGGTTGCCCTGCCTCAGTCCCTTTTGGTTTTTGATTTCGTCAGTGGGGTTTCCATTCACACAACTTCACCAGTTTATTCACTTTAGGGATCAAAGACACAAAAGTTGCATTCACACCCCTCGGTAGAGTACCATTGTGATGAAATTCATTGACTACCTTCAAGATGTCTTCCTTAATCACCTACCAACACccctttataaaattaaaattctaggCATCTAGCCCAGGGCACTTGTTGTCGTTACACTCCCATACTGCACACCTAatcttttcctaaaaaaaaaaatttgcacaAAGCATCTCATTATCCTCACTATCAATTTGTTTGAAAGGAACCTCCTCCAAAGACATCCTCGGCCCCCCATGTTCTATATACCTTTGTTCAAAGAAATTCTTAACTTCTTGCTTTAAACGTAATTGGTCCTCAACCCATGTATCATTGACATTTACTCCCCTTATACCATTCACCCTTCTGAACCAATTAACAGTATTATGGAAGAAGGATGTCTTAAAATCACCTTCCTTTAACCAAGTCAATCTTGACTTCTAGTACATAAGAGATTCTTGCTC encodes:
- the LOC100809684 gene encoding U-box domain-containing protein 4, which codes for MESPHSLSPSSSSSSSSYSSDGVAGFETEEPRTPLAVRRALQLLNSGQPDLRLQAARDIRRLTKTSQRCRRQLSEAVGPLVSMLRVDSPESHEPALLALLNLAVKDEKNKINIVEAGALEPIISFLKSQNLNLQESATASLLTLSASSTNKPIISACGAIPLLVKILRDGSPQAKAEAVMALSNLSTHPNNLRIILKTNPIPFIVDLLKTCKKSSKTAEKCCALIESLVDYDEGRTALTSEEGGVLAVVEVLEIGTLQSREHAVGALLTMCQSDRCKYREPILREGVIPGLLELTVQGTPKSQSKARSLLQLLRESPYPRSEIQPDTLENIVCSIISQIDGDDQSGKAKKMLAEMVQVSMEQSLRHLQQRALVCTPSDLPIAGCAASEVSSK